DNA from Algisphaera agarilytica:
CAAGGTCGCCGAGTTCGGCCCCGCCCTCAAGGCCGCCAAGACCTCCGAAGGCAGCAAGCTCGATCGCCAGGTCGCTGTGCGTGAAGCGATCAGCACCTTCAAGGAAGAAAACTTCCCCCGCCCCGACAAGACCGCCGGCGTGGGCGAGCAAAACGACTGGGACAACGCCATCAAGGCCGCGGGTGTCGCCATCCACGACCTCGAAGAAGAGATCACCAAGGAAATCATCCGCGGTGGTAGCCGGACCGACGGCCGCGGCTTCGACGACCTGCGTCACATCGAATGCCACACCGATGTCCTGCCCCGCGTCCACGGCTCGTCGATGTTCCAACGCGGCGAAACGCAAGCCATCGTCACCGCCACCCTCGGCACCGGCAAGGACGAGCAGATCGTCGACGGCCTGGGCGAAGAGTACTCCGAGAAGTTCTACCTGCACTACAACTTCCCGCCCTTCTCGGTCGGCGAAGCCAAGCGCATCACCGGCCCCGGCCGCCGCGAAATCGGCCACGGCAAGCTCGCTGAAAAAGCCCTGCTGCCCGTGCTCCCGGCCGTGAGCGACTTCCCCTACACCGTCCGCCTCGTCTCGGACATCACCGAGTCCAACGGCTCGTCGTCCATGGCCTCGGCCTGCGGCGGCACCCTCGCCCTGCTCGACGCCGGCGTGCCGATCAAGGCCCCCGTCGCCGGCATCTCCATCGGCCTGATCCAAGGTGAAGACGGCCAGGAAGACTGCTTCCTCACCGACATCCAAGGCGAAGAAGACCACTTCGGCGACATGGACTTCAAGGTCACCGGCACCCGCGAAGGCATCACCGCCATCCAGCTCGACCTCAAGATCCGTGGCCTCTCCATGGAGCAGATCGCAAAGACCTTCGAGCTGGCCAAGAAGAACCGCGTCCAGATCATCGAGATGATCGAAGCCGAAGTCCCCGGCCCCAAGGAGCTGTCGCCGCACGCCCCCCGCATGCTGTCGACCACCATCCACCCCGAGAAGATCGGCAAGCTCATCGGCCCCGGCGGCAAGACCATCCGCGCCATCCAGGAAAACTCCGGCGCGACCATCGAAGTCGAAGAAGACGGCACCGTCTACATCTCCGCGGTCGGCGGCGGCAAGGCCGAGAAGGCTCTGGAAGAAGTCGAGAAGCTCTGCGCTGAAGTGAAGGAAGGCGCCCTCTACACCGGCACCGTCACCAGCGTGAAAGACTTCGGCGCGTTCATCGAAGTCATCCCCGGCCAAGACGGCCTCTGCCACATCTCCGAACTCAAAGACGGCTTCGTCGACAAGGTCAGCGATGTGGTTTCGGTCGGCGACAAGGTCCGCGTGAAGGTCATCCTCATCGACGAGCAAGGCCGGGTGAAACTCAGCCGCCGCGCCGCGATGAAGGAAGAAGGCATCGAAGAAGAAGATGCTCCCAAAGAAGAAGCCGAAGCGTAATCCACGCCTCGGTCCACGACCGGACTCTTAAATACTTTAAGCACTCACCAACCCGCCATCTGGCGGGTTTTTTCTTAATGGAACATCCTGAATCAGGTCTACTCCCACTCAAACTTACGATAAGCCCTTATCAGATATCTATATGTGGATTAGTTTTTTTTACCCAATGCCCCATTTTCTCTTTGGCTGGCCCGCAATGGTGTTAGGATAAAAGTGTTGTTTAAGCACTTGTCACGATTGATCGTGTGGCAAGGCGGCCAAGGCGTCCGGCCGAGTTGTGGGCGCAATTGTTTGGTTCCTGGGGTAGACGGTCGTCACTTCTCATTCAGTAGCCGTCTACGGTTTCTAGGCCGTTCGCAAGAGTTTTGGGTGGGTTCACGCAGAGTCGTGCACCATGTCAGAGTTTCGGATTCCACAACTAAATTTTCGCCGTGAATCCAAGGCTGTTGGTCCCCTAGGGACCGTTGTGCTCGTTCCATGATGCGATTGATCACCGCACCGAGCCCAATCGACTTCAATCTCCCGTTTCCCTTGCATACCCCTCTCTTTCTGTCAGGAGTTGTTCATGTCTACGCAAGGTTCCGTTAAGTGGTTTGATCCGAAGAAGGGTTATGGGTTCATCTGCGGCCCCGAGGGTCAGGATGTTTTTGTGCACTACTCGCAGATCCAGGGCGACGGCTTCCGCTCGCTCAAAGACGGTGAAGTCGTGGAATATGAACTCATCCAGGGCGAAAAAGGCTACCAGGCCAAAGACGTCCACATGGCTCAACAGGACGCCGTGGCCAACGACTGACGTTTAAGGCCACGCCTCTACACAACCTGCTCCACACGCCCTGCCGAGCGTGAGGTTATCCTTAACCGATGGCTTGGATGACTCTTTTCTTCGGCGTGGCGATCGGCATCCTGTTGGCGATCCCCGCGGCCTGGGGCTGGTCCCGACGGACCGAACGCCGGGTCCGCCAGCTCGAGGCGCGCGCCCGCACCGCCGAGCGTTTGGCCGAGCTCGGCACCATGACCGGCGGCCTCGCACACGAGATCAAGAACCCGCTCTCCACCGTCGGCCTCAACGTCCAGCTCATCCAGGAAGACCTCGCCGACCTCGCGGATGTGCTCCCTGCGCCGCCCGAGCCCGAAGACGGGCAGACGCTGCCCCAACGCCACGGCGACCCGCCCCGCGAACGCCTCGCCCGCATCCAGAAACGCACGGACGGCCTCCACCGCGAGACCGCCCGCCTCCGCGACATCCTCGAAGACTTCCTCCGCTTCGCCGGCCGCGTCGAGCTCGACCGGCAGCCCACCGACCTCAACGCGCTCTGCGACGAACTGATCGACTTCTTCCAGCCCCAGGCGGATGAAGCCCGGGTCAAGCTGCGTTGCGACCTCCATGCCGACCCCGCGATCGTCTCGGCCGACCCCGCCCTGCTCAAGCAGGCCCTGCTCAACCTGCTGATCAACGCCTGCCAGGCGATGACCCTGGCCCGCGAAAAAGACGAGCCGTCGGGCGGCAACAGCGAGCTCATCCTGCGCACCGCCAACACCAAGTCGGCCGGGCAGGATCAGATCGCGATCCACGTCACCGACACCGGCCCCGGCATCGCCCCGGACGTGCTCGAGAAAATCTTCCAGCCCTACTTCTCCTCGAAACGCGGCGGCAGCGGCCTAGGCCTGCCCACCACCCGTCGGCTCGTCGAAGAACACGACGGCACACTCACCGTCCACTCGGACCAAGCCCGGGGCAGCGATTTCGTGATCACCCTGCCCATGGGCTGAGCGATGTGATCATGATCACGCAAGAGCGCCGCCTGTCCTTGTTGCAGTGGCCGCGCGGCGAAAGGTGCGTAGGGTGGGCACTGCCCACCACAACCGTTCTCGACGCCTGCAAGCCATGGTGGGCGATGCCCACCCTACCAGACCCGGATACCCGCTCTCCTGTTTTCCTCAGGGACCCCCAATGCCCCAAGACTCCCCCGCTCGCTACGGCATGACCATCGGCCTCAAGGACGACATGGTCGACGAATACCTCCGCCTCCACGCCAGCGTCTGGCCCGATGTCGATGCGATGATCGGCGAATGCAACATCCGCAACATGTCCATCTTCATCCACGAGCTCCCCGATGGCCACCACTACCTGTTCATGTACCTGGAGTACATCGGCGACGACTTCGACGCCGACATGCAGAAGATGGCGGCCGACCCGATGACCCAGAAGTGGTGGAAAGAAACCGAGCCCTGCCAGCAGCCGCTGCCCAACCGCAAAGCAGGCGAGCTGTGGGCGCAGATGAAAGAAGTCGTCCACCACTGGTGACGACGATTTGGCTTTACCGAGCGTCCTCGGGTGGCCGGGGCAGAATGCCCCGGAACGATCGTATGGAGAGCCCGGGCGTACAGGTTCCGGGGCATCGCTTCGCTCTGCCCCGGCCACCCAACAAATCGTGCTTTCTCGTTACATCGCCTGCCGGTAGTTCCGGCCCCGACGCCTCGACGTCCAATCGACCGAAGACAGCTCATCCGATCGCGCTTCGAACTGCAGTTCCTCGACGCTCATCTCGTCGTTGACGTTGCGTTCCACCTCATGGGTCATGAGGTACAGCGCCGCGTTGTTGAACATCGCCTGAGCCGAGGGCAGCATGAACTTTTGGCTACAGGACGGACACTTCGCCTGGCGGTACGCCGCCACCAATGGTGCCTCAAGTTCCTCCCCGCAGTGCGGGCACTCGGCCAACCCCTTCATCATCCGCTGTTCTTCGGTCATACCCACCACCTGTCCACTGGTTTTCGATCTACCCCGACCCGGCATCTGCCGCGCGACATGCGCTCCCGTCGTTATGAGATGCGGCGCAATCGAGGGCGCACCACCCACGGGAACGCGGCAAGCAGCCAATAAAACCCTGCCCTTCGCAAGGCAAGAGAATGGATTCCCGGAAACGGGATCGCCGCCATTTCGGGCTGTAACGATTGGGAGTCCTCGGGAAGAATCGGGCCAACTTTTTTGCGGTCGGTGGCCGGGGCAGAATGCCCCGGAACAACCACTCGAAAAATCCGCGCATGCAGATTCCGGGGCATCGCTTCGCTCTGCCCCGGCCACCCGGCACTCAGTCTTTGGACTTATCCGGCGAGGGATATCGGCAATTACTTGCGCCTCAGCTGCGGACCTTGGCGACCGCGTCGACGAACTGCTTGGCGAGATCGGTGAGGCCGGCCCAGTCCTGCTTCTCGATCAGGTCTTTCTTCACCAACGCCGAGCCGACGCCGACGCAGCGGGCGCCCGCGGCGAACCAGTCGGGGATGGTGGTGAGGTCGACGCCGCCGGTGGGCGTGAGCTTGAGGTGGGGCATCGGGGCGAGGATGTCCTTGAAGAACTTCGGGCCGTTGTGGTTGGCGGGGAAGACCTTGACCACGTCGCTGCCCGCCTCGAAAGCCTGGAGCACTTCGGTCGGGGTGAACGCGCCGCAGAAGCAGGGCTTGCCGTGCTTGTGGGCCTCTTCGATGATCTCGGGCTTGAAGATCGGGCTGACGACGAACTGGGCACCCGCCTCGATGGCCTGCTTGGCGATCTCACGGTTGAGCACGGAGCCGACGCCGACGAGCATCTGGTCGCCGAGCTGGGTGTGGGCGGTGGCGATGGCGTCGAGCGCCCCGGGGGTGGTCATGGTGATCTCGGCGACGGTCACGCCTCCGTCGGCCAGGGCCTTACAGGTTTCCAGCAGGCCCGAGGAGGCGTTGGCGCGGATGATGGCGACCAGGCCGACGGTTTCGATCTGCTTGACGAGTTCTTCGCGGGAGGGGGTGTTGCTCATGGGCGACAGGATACACAAGTGTGGGGTCGGCGGGTGGCCGGTTTGGCCATGGAATTTGGCGGTCAACGACAAGAGCCCACGAGGTGATCCGTGGGCTCTCGAAGATTCAGGATTGGGGTCTGCGGGACCGGCTTACTTGACGATCTCGAAGATCGACTGGGTCCGCAGGACCGTGCCGTTGTGGGGCACGAGGTGGTACGACTGGACGTGGTACTCGCGCTTGTACTTCTGGGCGTCGAGCACCGAGAGGTGCACACCGTTTTCGGTCTCCCAGCGGTGGCTGAGCGAGCCGGTCTCGTGGGCGAAGACTTCCATCTCACGCAGGGTGGCCTGGTAGAGGTTGTCGGTCAGGGTCTCGGTCTGGATGGTGGTGAAGTAGCCCAGACGGCCCTCGGCCTCCATCTCGAAGTCTTTTTCGCCGAGGCAAGGCAGGGCGTGGACCAGGCCGGTTTCGGGCAGGTGATCGCCCGAATCGACGACGGTTTCGGTCATTTGCTGGTGATCCACGGCAAAACGCAC
Protein-coding regions in this window:
- a CDS encoding sensor histidine kinase; its protein translation is MAWMTLFFGVAIGILLAIPAAWGWSRRTERRVRQLEARARTAERLAELGTMTGGLAHEIKNPLSTVGLNVQLIQEDLADLADVLPAPPEPEDGQTLPQRHGDPPRERLARIQKRTDGLHRETARLRDILEDFLRFAGRVELDRQPTDLNALCDELIDFFQPQADEARVKLRCDLHADPAIVSADPALLKQALLNLLINACQAMTLAREKDEPSGGNSELILRTANTKSAGQDQIAIHVTDTGPGIAPDVLEKIFQPYFSSKRGGSGLGLPTTRRLVEEHDGTLTVHSDQARGSDFVITLPMG
- a CDS encoding bifunctional 4-hydroxy-2-oxoglutarate aldolase/2-dehydro-3-deoxy-phosphogluconate aldolase; amino-acid sequence: MSNTPSREELVKQIETVGLVAIIRANASSGLLETCKALADGGVTVAEITMTTPGALDAIATAHTQLGDQMLVGVGSVLNREIAKQAIEAGAQFVVSPIFKPEIIEEAHKHGKPCFCGAFTPTEVLQAFEAGSDVVKVFPANHNGPKFFKDILAPMPHLKLTPTGGVDLTTIPDWFAAGARCVGVGSALVKKDLIEKQDWAGLTDLAKQFVDAVAKVRS
- the pnp gene encoding polyribonucleotide nucleotidyltransferase is translated as MPLSGQTRVELEIGGRTLSIETGVIAKQAGGAVLVQYGETVVLGTAVRSNPRPGLDFFPLTVDYREKLAAAGKFPGGFRKREGAPNQKEILTMRNIDRPIRPLFPANYFDEVQIQCWVMAADGQNEPDVLAGIAASAALHLSDAPFLGPVGNVRVGRVDGEFVVMPTAAQDAYSDLDMLLCGHEDGLNMIEVGAYEMPEDEMLKALEFGYGYVKQIVDLIKELREKAGGQEKKVVEDTIPAEIRAKVAEFGPALKAAKTSEGSKLDRQVAVREAISTFKEENFPRPDKTAGVGEQNDWDNAIKAAGVAIHDLEEEITKEIIRGGSRTDGRGFDDLRHIECHTDVLPRVHGSSMFQRGETQAIVTATLGTGKDEQIVDGLGEEYSEKFYLHYNFPPFSVGEAKRITGPGRREIGHGKLAEKALLPVLPAVSDFPYTVRLVSDITESNGSSSMASACGGTLALLDAGVPIKAPVAGISIGLIQGEDGQEDCFLTDIQGEEDHFGDMDFKVTGTREGITAIQLDLKIRGLSMEQIAKTFELAKKNRVQIIEMIEAEVPGPKELSPHAPRMLSTTIHPEKIGKLIGPGGKTIRAIQENSGATIEVEEDGTVYISAVGGGKAEKALEEVEKLCAEVKEGALYTGTVTSVKDFGAFIEVIPGQDGLCHISELKDGFVDKVSDVVSVGDKVRVKVILIDEQGRVKLSRRAAMKEEGIEEEDAPKEEAEA
- a CDS encoding L-rhamnose mutarotase produces the protein MPQDSPARYGMTIGLKDDMVDEYLRLHASVWPDVDAMIGECNIRNMSIFIHELPDGHHYLFMYLEYIGDDFDADMQKMAADPMTQKWWKETEPCQQPLPNRKAGELWAQMKEVVHHW
- a CDS encoding DUF2617 family protein, with protein sequence MMLYRRPLHPELFNLATRRTDRHGEYEIESWLTPGGHVVRFAVDHQQMTETVVDSGDHLPETGLVHALPCLGEKDFEMEAEGRLGYFTTIQTETLTDNLYQATLREMEVFAHETGSLSHRWETENGVHLSVLDAQKYKREYHVQSYHLVPHNGTVLRTQSIFEIVK
- a CDS encoding cold-shock protein gives rise to the protein MSTQGSVKWFDPKKGYGFICGPEGQDVFVHYSQIQGDGFRSLKDGEVVEYELIQGEKGYQAKDVHMAQQDAVAND